The following are encoded in a window of Miltoncostaea marina genomic DNA:
- a CDS encoding amphi-Trp domain-containing protein, translating into MSDEYELYGQEATVSREEAARRLRAIADELASNNGLQVTREGKRLSVRVPDEVQLSVEIEQDDEGMEIEIEIGWRGGPIAT; encoded by the coding sequence ATGTCGGACGAATACGAGCTCTACGGCCAGGAGGCGACGGTCAGCCGCGAGGAGGCGGCGCGGCGGCTGCGCGCGATCGCCGACGAGCTCGCGTCGAACAACGGGCTGCAGGTGACCCGGGAGGGCAAGCGGCTGAGCGTCCGGGTGCCGGACGAGGTGCAGCTGTCCGTCGAGATCGAGCAGGACGACGAGGGGATGGAGATCGAGATCGAGATCGGCTGGCGCGGCGGGCCGATCGCGACGTGA